GGGGCCAACTATTTCGGGACCTGAAGGCGCGTGGCCTCAACGGCGTGGAGATGTTGATTTCCGACGCGCACGAAGGCTGTACTTCCTCCACGACGCGGCGATGTTGGAAGTGCGACGGCACGACTCGCTTCCCGCGCGGGTAGGGTGAGGGAGCACGCGACTTGTGTGTGCAATTATAGGTGGCTGTCCCTGTTTATCCCTTCAGGGCGACCCGTCCTACGGTTACTGGCAGGACATATCCCAGTGTCCCTCCATGCTGGTGGAGCGCCTGCGCCACTACTTCCTCACCTACAAGCAGGCGCCAGACGCCATGCACAAGGCCTGCGAAATAACGCACGTTTATGGGGCGGAAGAGGCCCGGGAAGTCATCCGGCGCAGCCACGCGGACTGTCTCGAAAAGTTCGAAAAGCTCGCCAAGCAACTGGCCGCCACCTTCGCCACCGCCGAAGACGACTGAGCCACGGTACGGATCCGCGCGCTGGATCCGTAGATGTTTCCGGCGGCGGAATATCGGGCGACGCCGTCGCACACCGCGGATGGCTCCCCGGTTATCCACGCCAGCCGGGGGCTCCCCACTGCCGAATACCTCCCGCCCCCACACGACGCGGCGGTGTTGGAAGAGCGACTGCGCGACTTGGCTTCCCGCGCGGGTAGGGTGAGGGAGCACGCGACTTGTGTGTGCAATTATAGGTGGCTGTCCCTGTTTTCATAGGCGGCTGTCGTAGACATTGTCTCACTGTATGGTCTGCTTCTCTACTTTCTCAAACATTCTATAGAGCACCACATCTTTACCCACAGATTTTAGCTCCTCCCGTACAACGTCTACATTAGCACCATGCCGCACCAGGTACTTAAATAGCTCTGGCTTATCCAGAACGACCGCAGAAAAAAGACCTTGGGTCGGATTGGCACCAAGACTAAGTAGATATTCCAACATCCCGGCGTTGTCATCGTCGATTGCCGCCGCCACCGAGTTTCGGGAAATAACATTGAGTCTCGTAAGGGTCTTCAGCGTCTCGTCGCTATATTCCTGGGGTTTAGCTAACAATACCTGCCTGGCCGTGAGCGAAATCTCCGCGCCGAACAAGTCGTTTGCCCCGACGGGATTTAAATCAGCACCGTACTCTACAAGCAATTTAACCATTGCCTTGTTGTTCATCTCAACTGCGAGCGGCAGTAATGAAGACTGGGTAAAGCGTCCTCCCCCAATCTCGCGAATTCTGCCGTCAGCGGGTCCAACTCCTTCCAAGTTGAAAGCTAGCCTCCGTGCAGCCAGTTCCTCGTCACCGGATTCGACGGCATACTGGAGCGACTTATAGCCACTCAAGAGCACGCAAACACCCCAAAGCAGCACCAGTAGCGCAAGGAAAAATTTCCCAACAGGCAATGGCTGCACTGTTTCCCCCCGAAAGTTCTTGCCGGGAAATCGCGAAACTATTTTCCATAGTAGAAAACCCATGAACGATGCGATTGTCATGTCCGTTCCAGCCGCCCAGGCGTGGCTTCCCGTAACCAAATCGGCCAGCGCCCAACGCTCCTTCGCAAGTAAGTTTCCAGATTGATACCCAAAAGAAAGCGTGAGCCATGACCATGCAGGAACGAATGTCAGCCCCGCAATCGGTAGAGCCGCCCATCGCTTGTCAATTCTCCACAACAGCCATTGCAGAAGTGGCGTCAAGATTGATGTCCACACTATTGAGACTTGAGCAAGATGCAGGAGTGCTTGAACCATAACTTGGATCACAAACTCAGTATGGGAAGAAACCAATGTAGGCACCAACATACCCTCCCGCCTTTTCTCTGTTCCAATTTACTAATTCATATTGCCGCTCTGCCCGACTTCTAACTGTAAGTTCACCGTCCACCCTTATGGCAAGTCCAACTGAAGCTTGGGGGTCCGTCCTGAGTAAACTCCCATCGAAATTCAGCACCTGGCTGGCAATAAATCGTTGCTTCAGTACCGTCCCGGCATCTCCCATCTGTTGCGAAAACAGTGGAAAACGTGCGGTAGACCCGACTACCAGATAAGAATATTCACCGACCTCGTCTGTCGAGAGAGACAGCGCACCGACAAATCCCATTCGAACATCCATGACTGTTGGGGACATATCAAAAAGCTCAAGTCCATAGACCGCATTGTAGTCCAACGGATTGCCTAGTGCTGGATCCGATAAGGTATAATTTTTCGACTCCCACTCCTGCTGATTACTCTTGAAATACGGCTTCAACGTGGTAGGGTCACTTACTAGCCCATTCTTATCAGTTAGCTTCAACCTCGGAAAAAACAGGGACAGCCACTATTAACTTCCTTCCACAAAGCGCTAAAGCACGCTGTGATGGCACGGTGCGTTTTTCTAACTCCCCGGACCATTACGCATACCCCGACAATGGCGTGACTTTCGAGAAAGCCCTTGCCGCCACCTTGGTCTGTGCCGTTGTTACCATTGTGATGCACCCTCACCGTTGCTTCAACTCCCTGCGACCACCGCCACCGCGATTTCCACCATAGCAGCAGGCGCTGAACAAGTCAATACCCGTCCATATGAATACGCCTCTACCGAGAAGTGTCGGCCGCCCTCCCGCTATTTGTTCCCCTTGGGACGACCATGGGGCCGTGCGCGGACGGGGCGGTGTTGGAAGAGCGCCTGCGGGACTGGCCCCGCATGCCACCAAAAGGGGTTGACCATTCCTGGTCGACACAACCCACCCTGCGATTCGCGTCGTCACTTGAAGTCTGTGGTGCAGTCCGTCGGAATCGGTGGCCGCATTCGTCGGAATATACACAACCCGCAGTTGCCTTACATTACCCCGGTGGGCCCGAGCATGCCGGGCCCCGCTTGTGTCGACCAGGAATGGTCAACCCCCTGTTCCAGGATCTCTCGCCAGCGCGCTTCGTCTCCGACGTGCGCGCGCCACGTTTCCAGGTCGAGCAGGCCATCGTGTCGCGCCGCGGAAGCCTGCTGGGGGGGGCCTCTTTCCTGTAGAGCAGCGGTGGAACATTGTTGGTCTCTGCTTCGGCGATCCAACAAAAAAAGCCCAGGCGCTGAGCCTGGACCTTGTGATTCAATATCTGCTGGATTCCGCAGGACGCCCGTGTCAGACGACCTCCACCCCCACTTTGGCAAGCGCTCTTCGCAGATCGTCCGGGGTGAAGGGCTTCTGCATCAGCAGGGACGCGCCCATTTCGACGATGCGCTGGGCGACGTCGCCTTCATAGTAGCCGGTCATGGCGATGATGTGAGAGGCGGAGGTATCGGGGTCGGACTTGATGCGGCGGCACACCTCGAAGCCGTCCATCCCCGGCAGGCGCAGATCGAGGAAGATCACGTTGGGGCGGAAGGTGGCAATCTGGTGCCCCGCTTCGAAGCCGTCCAGCGCCACTTCGATCTGGAAGGGGGTCTGGGAACGTTCGAGGAAACGACGAATTACGGACACCACGGCCTTTTCGTCATCCACGACGAGCACCCGTATACCGGCATTGTCAAGATCTTCATGAATTGGGATCTTGTTCTCGCGCAGGAAGCGAACCAGATCATCGCGCCGGATGCGGCGGTGCCCGCCAGGCGTTTTGAACACGTGGATGCGCCCCGCTTCGGCCCATTTGCGGATCGTGTCTGCCGTGACGTGACAGTACTTTGCCACCTCTGAGGTACTGAAAGACTGCTTCGATTCCATCCGGTGCACCCAACTTTGGTAGGTTTAATGGTTTTCGATACCGGGTAAATATTAGCCCCTTGCCCCCGGAATTGCAAGTTTTTTCATTTTGATGACCGTGATCGGAAGGAACGCCCCCGATACACCGCTCCGGTTTCGATATTTTCACGTTTCACGCGTTCCGGCGCGCGCAGGGAGCGACTTGTCGGCGGGAGCGCGCCGGTTCAACGAGTATACGCGGGTACGTGAAGCCGCAATGAAGGTTTGCGCACGAAGGGACCCCGGGAATGTCCCATTTTGCCCGGCGGCGGCGTCTTTCAAGGTAATCGGGAAATCGGGCCCGGCTGCGGCACGTTGAATTAAAGCGCAAACGCTCGACCTGTTGGACCCGTCAGGTACCCGGATCGCCGCGCGGAATGCCGGGGCGAAAATTTCCATGGTGGTGTTCGTGCACCGTCAAGGTAAACTAGGTACCTGACGGGGCAGGACCCGCGGCAGTCCTAACATCGGAGAGGCAGCAAGGTTGACGGAACCCGACGTGGAGATGGGCGTACCCGGCCCCGGCTGGTACACCGGGAATCAGCCCGGTCGCATCGACGACCGGAAGTTGGTGCGCCAGGCGCTGGCCGGCGATGAACGGGCATGCTCCATCATCGTCGAACGCTACACGCCCGCGGTCATGGGGTGTATCGCCGGTAAAGTCCGCAGCCGTTCCGACATGGAAGACCTGGCGCAGGAAGTCTTCCTGCGGGCCTTCCGCTTTCTCCACACCCTGCGCGATCAGGAGCGCTTCGCGCCCTGGCTCATGGGTATCGCCCGGCGAAGTGTGGCCGACTACTATCGCCGCCATGGCCGGCGCCTTCAGGTGATTCCCAGTCCGGACGGCGATGAAAACCAGCGTTGCCCTCTGGAGAATTTCCCCGACCCCGCGCCGGGCCCCGCCGATCGGCTCATGGCGCGCCAGGAGCGGGAAATTGTCTTGGAGGAGTTGGCGCGGCTCGGTGAGAAGTACCGCGTCGTGCTGTATATGCGATTGGTCGGCGAGGAGTCTTCTTCGGACATCGCGCGGCTGATGGGGCTGGCCCCCGACGCGGTGCGCAAGCGCCTTCTCCGGGGTATGGAACAGTTGCGCAAAGGACTGAGGCGGCGCGGGCTTCACTTGGATGCGGGGATGGGTGCGGACTTTCAAGGTCGCGAGGAGGTGGATTCATGAAGCCCGTGAAGGTCGATACGCGCGAAATAGTCGATGTGCTGCTGGGCCACGCCGAGCCCGCGCTGGAGAACCGCGTCCACCGCGCCGTCCAGCGCGACCTGAAGGCGGCGGCCACGTATGCGGCGTGGAGCGGCACGGCGGAAACGCTTCGCCGAGGACTTTCAGAGCAGCCGGCGGCCAGCCAGCGCATTCACGACGGGGTGATGGCCCGGCTGCGCACTCCGCTGCCGGGGGACGAAGCGCTGGATCGCGCGCTGGCCGAAGAGAGGTGGACGCCAGCGTTTCGCCCCGAAGTCATTCGACGCCGCCGGGCCCCGATTGCCGCCGCCGCCGTGGCCATGCTGGCCGGGTTGGCCGGGGTGGCGGGCTACCTTCGGAGTGGCGATCGGCTGGTGGCCGAGAGTGTCAAGGGCACGGTGATGGTGGCGCGGGGCAACGACCGGGAGGTCTTCGAGCCCCTGCCGGCGGCGACGGAGCTCCGGCTGCCCGTGGCGCTGCTGCTGAGCGAGGGCGCGGTCGCGGAGATGACGCTTCCACCGTCGACCCACCTCCGGGCGCGTGGCCCTGGCAGACTGGAAGTGACCAGCCGCGCGAAAGTCGACCAGGCCGCCGGTGTGGTGGATTACCGGGTTACGACCCTGCCGGAAGACGGTTCGGGTTTCACCGTCCTCGTACCCCAGGGGGCGGTGGTGGATCTGGGCACGGAATTCGAAGTCCGTGTGAAGGAGTCCCAGCCCACCGTGGTACGGGTGCGCTCGGGCTCGGTGCGCGTGGAACCCGCGGACGGCGCACCGGCGATTATTCGCAAAGAGGAGCGGGCCATACTCAGCTCAAGTCGAGCGATACCGGAAGCGGATCCAGAAGTACCGCCGCCCGTCGACCCAGCACCCGCAATCGCCGCGGACGATCAGATTATCGTCGCCTATGAGCCCGTGGAGCGCGCCCTGGAATCCAACAGTCCACTCCTGACCTTTATCCGGCCACAGGAAATTACGCTGCACCCCCAGACGGGGCCATGGCGGGGCGTCAGCAAGGCACCGCCCTTCACATCGACTCCGGCCCGGGCTGGAACGGTCCGGACCTTCGTCAATGGCAGCCCGATGGAAATCGCGGTGGCCAGTGACGAAAAGGTCAATGGGAGCCTGTGGGTCTATCTCGATGAGAACGCCAACACCGATCTGACCGACGATGTACATTTTGAAGAGGGCATGGACTTCGCCAATGGCGGACTGTTTGCGGCGGGTCTCATGGGCCGCAACGACGCGCTCTGGCTGCGCCGCCCTATTGCCGTGGACACGTCCGTATCGCCGCCGCAGGCGAGGGTGGTCCGTGATCGCATGGAATGCATCAACCGAATGTATCTTGATGGCGTGGTGCCCCTGCCCCGGACGGAGAACTCGCCTCAGGCGGGACAACACCGGTTCCTCCTGCTGGATACGGACGCCGACGGCGATCTGTCCGATGAAGACGGCGCGCTGGGGGTCTGGGTCTCCCGCGGCGCCGACGGGGGTGACCGTATCCACAACGCGGCGCCCCTGGGCCAGCCCAGCAGCTTCATGGGCTACCGCTGGACGTTGGCGCGAAAGCTGTCCGGCGAGTATGCCCTGATGGGCCGGAAACTCCCGGCTTCCACCGCGCTGGCCCTGCGCGTGGGCGATGCCCTGCCCCGCGTGAAGGCGCGCGCGGTGGGCGGCGAGGAACTCGAAATTGCCCCGCCCGCCCAGGGCTACCTGCTGCTCTATGCCTGGTCCACGTGGTACAGCGCCTGCAACCGGGATGTACCTTTTGACATGAACGATTTGTATCCCAAGTTCAAGGATCGCGGACTGCGGATGGTGGGGGTGTCCATGGATTATCGGAAGGAAGACCTGGAGCGTTATTTGGAGGAGCACAAGATCGCCTACCCGCAGGTGTTCAACGGGCCCGATGCAACGCAGGGCGTTGCCGCGGAGCTGGGCCTGGTAAGCTGGCCCGCCGCGACCCTCGTGGACGCCGCCGGGGTCGTGGTGAAGACCGGTGAGAGTGGAGCGGAGATCTGGTCTTTTCTGGATGCCAATTTACCGAAATAACGTGTCGGGGCGCGCCGAGCGGCGTTTCCGACACCCCGAGATCAAATTTAACCGTATACGCCGTAAGGAAAGGAATCCCGAATATGGAAGCGCAGCGCAGGCAGATCCCCGAGAACACCGGACCGGACGAAGCCGTGGTCCGGGAGGTCGCCGAATTCAGGAAACGACTGCTGACCGAGATCTCCGAGGTGGTGGTGGGGCAGCAGGACGTGATTGACCTGATCCTTACCTGCCTCCTGTCGGGAGGGCATTGTCTCCTGACCGGCCTGCCGGGGCTGGCCAAGACCCTCATGGTGCGCTCCATTGGCCAGTTGCTGGCGCTGAAATTCAGTCGGATCCAGTTCACACCGGATCTCATGCCCTCGGACATAACCGGCACGGAAATTCTGGAAGAAGAGCGGGCCACGGGGCGGCGCGAATTCCGATTCGTCGAGGGGCCGATCTTCGCGAACTTAATCCTGGCGGACGAAATCAATCGAACGCCGCCGAAGACCCAGTCGGCGCTGCTGGAAGCCATGCAGGAGCGGCGCGTCACCACGTGCGGGCGCACGTTTTCGCTTGAGGAGCCCTTTTTCGTGCTGGCGACGCAGAACCCCATTGAGCAGGCCGGCACCTATCCCCTGCCCGAAGCCCAGTTGGACCGCTTCATGTTCAACCTCAAGGTGGGCTACCTCCAGGAAGACGACGAGGTGCAGGTGGTGCTCAACACAACCTCGCAATGGAGCGACACTATGACGCCGGTCCTCTCCGCGGAGAAACTCCGCTTCTATCAGGGTCTCGTGCGCGCCGTGCCGGTGTCGGACCACGTGGCGCGCTATGCGGTGCGCCTTGCCGCAGCCACGCGCCCGAGCGAGAACAATCCCTACGCCTACGTGAACAAGTACGTGACCTGGGGCGCGGGCATTCGCGGCGGCCAGCAACTGGTGCTGGCGGCGAAGGCCTGGGCCCTGCTCCACGGCCACTACCATGTGAGCATCAAGGACATTCAGCGCCTCGCCGGCCCGGCCCTGCGCCACCGGGTGCTCACCAACTACTTCGCGGAATCCGAAGGCGCATCCGCCGACGGCATTATCGCGCGCCTGATCAAGGAACTGCCCGAGCCGTCTTCGGGCATTCGATGAGCACCACCCAGTCGAGGGGTTTGATGAATGGCCGTAGCCAATAAACGTTTCTTGAGACCGGAGCTCGTGGCGCAACTGCGCACGATGGAGCTTCGGGCCGCCACCGTGGTGGAGGGTGTGCTGGCGGGGCTCCACCGAAGCCCGTTCCGGGGCCTCTCCATCGAGTTCGCGGAGTATCGCCGCTACCAGCCGGGGGACGACCCGAAGAAGGTGGACTGGAAAGCCTACGCCAGGAGTGATCGCTACTATATCAAGGAGTTCGAGGATGAGACCAACCTGGACGCCCATCTGGTCATCGACGCCAGCGCGTCCATGGGCTTCGGATCGGGCGCGGTGACGAAATGGCAGTATGGCGGCATCCTCGCGGCGTCCCTCGCCTACCTGCTGCAACAGCAGAACGACGCGGTGGGCCTCGTCGTGATGGATGAAGCCATCCGGACCGAAATGCCGGCGAAAAACACGCGCGCCCACCTCATCGAATTGATCGGTCGCCTGGAGCAGGTGCAGCCTTCGCGGCAGACACGCCTCGCGGAGGCCCTCCATCGCGTGGCGGCGCGGATCAAGCGTCGAGGTATGGTAATTATCATTTCCGACTTGCTGGACGAGCCCGCGGATGTGGTGGCGGCGCTGCGACACCTCAAGTTTGGCGGAAACGATGTGGTGGTCTTTCACACGCTGGACGCGGTCGAGCTGAATTTCGACTTCAACGGCCCCCACCACTTCGTCGATCCCGAATCGAACGCCATGACGCCCGCGCTGGCGGAAGACGTGCGAATGGCCTACCTCGAAGCCATGAGCAAGTTCACCGCGTTCTACAAGGAGGAACTGGGGCGCGTCAACATGTCCTACACCATCTTGAATACGTCCGACCCGCTGGATCGCGCGCTGCTGTCCTTTC
This sequence is a window from Candidatus Hydrogenedentota bacterium. Protein-coding genes within it:
- a CDS encoding MoxR family ATPase, whose translation is MEAQRRQIPENTGPDEAVVREVAEFRKRLLTEISEVVVGQQDVIDLILTCLLSGGHCLLTGLPGLAKTLMVRSIGQLLALKFSRIQFTPDLMPSDITGTEILEEERATGRREFRFVEGPIFANLILADEINRTPPKTQSALLEAMQERRVTTCGRTFSLEEPFFVLATQNPIEQAGTYPLPEAQLDRFMFNLKVGYLQEDDEVQVVLNTTSQWSDTMTPVLSAEKLRFYQGLVRAVPVSDHVARYAVRLAAATRPSENNPYAYVNKYVTWGAGIRGGQQLVLAAKAWALLHGHYHVSIKDIQRLAGPALRHRVLTNYFAESEGASADGIIARLIKELPEPSSGIR
- a CDS encoding response regulator, which translates into the protein MESKQSFSTSEVAKYCHVTADTIRKWAEAGRIHVFKTPGGHRRIRRDDLVRFLRENKIPIHEDLDNAGIRVLVVDDEKAVVSVIRRFLERSQTPFQIEVALDGFEAGHQIATFRPNVIFLDLRLPGMDGFEVCRRIKSDPDTSASHIIAMTGYYEGDVAQRIVEMGASLLMQKPFTPDDLRRALAKVGVEVV
- a CDS encoding inorganic diphosphatase yields the protein MCAIIGGCPCLSLQGDPSYGYWQDISQCPSMLVERLRHYFLTYKQAPDAMHKACEITHVYGAEEAREVIRRSHADCLEKFEKLAKQLAATFATAEDD
- a CDS encoding sigma-70 family RNA polymerase sigma factor, with protein sequence MTEPDVEMGVPGPGWYTGNQPGRIDDRKLVRQALAGDERACSIIVERYTPAVMGCIAGKVRSRSDMEDLAQEVFLRAFRFLHTLRDQERFAPWLMGIARRSVADYYRRHGRRLQVIPSPDGDENQRCPLENFPDPAPGPADRLMARQEREIVLEELARLGEKYRVVLYMRLVGEESSSDIARLMGLAPDAVRKRLLRGMEQLRKGLRRRGLHLDAGMGADFQGREEVDS
- a CDS encoding DUF58 domain-containing protein, whose amino-acid sequence is MAVANKRFLRPELVAQLRTMELRAATVVEGVLAGLHRSPFRGLSIEFAEYRRYQPGDDPKKVDWKAYARSDRYYIKEFEDETNLDAHLVIDASASMGFGSGAVTKWQYGGILAASLAYLLQQQNDAVGLVVMDEAIRTEMPAKNTRAHLIELIGRLEQVQPSRQTRLAEALHRVAARIKRRGMVIIISDLLDEPADVVAALRHLKFGGNDVVVFHTLDAVELNFDFNGPHHFVDPESNAMTPALAEDVRMAYLEAMSKFTAFYKEELGRVNMSYTILNTSDPLDRALLSFLGQPGRGG
- a CDS encoding redoxin domain-containing protein, which translates into the protein MKPVKVDTREIVDVLLGHAEPALENRVHRAVQRDLKAAATYAAWSGTAETLRRGLSEQPAASQRIHDGVMARLRTPLPGDEALDRALAEERWTPAFRPEVIRRRRAPIAAAAVAMLAGLAGVAGYLRSGDRLVAESVKGTVMVARGNDREVFEPLPAATELRLPVALLLSEGAVAEMTLPPSTHLRARGPGRLEVTSRAKVDQAAGVVDYRVTTLPEDGSGFTVLVPQGAVVDLGTEFEVRVKESQPTVVRVRSGSVRVEPADGAPAIIRKEERAILSSSRAIPEADPEVPPPVDPAPAIAADDQIIVAYEPVERALESNSPLLTFIRPQEITLHPQTGPWRGVSKAPPFTSTPARAGTVRTFVNGSPMEIAVASDEKVNGSLWVYLDENANTDLTDDVHFEEGMDFANGGLFAAGLMGRNDALWLRRPIAVDTSVSPPQARVVRDRMECINRMYLDGVVPLPRTENSPQAGQHRFLLLDTDADGDLSDEDGALGVWVSRGADGGDRIHNAAPLGQPSSFMGYRWTLARKLSGEYALMGRKLPASTALALRVGDALPRVKARAVGGEELEIAPPAQGYLLLYAWSTWYSACNRDVPFDMNDLYPKFKDRGLRMVGVSMDYRKEDLERYLEEHKIAYPQVFNGPDATQGVAAELGLVSWPAATLVDAAGVVVKTGESGAEIWSFLDANLPK
- a CDS encoding transposase, producing the protein GQLFRDLKARGLNGVEMLISDAHEGCTSSTTRRCWKCDGTTRFPRG